One genomic region from Gemmatimonadota bacterium encodes:
- a CDS encoding Ldh family oxidoreductase, with product MSDIRIRAEHLEPFIQSVFENAGMPPEDAAIEAEVLIWANLRGVDSHGVLRIISYLNNIKTGAMNPRPNIRVVKESPAVAHIACDRALGPVATVPAMKKAIEKAKNVGIGWVLLSDVTHQGAMAYYSLMAAQEGFAGIAIVCSPPNMAPFGAKAAGVHNSPIAVAVPANKRDPISLDMATSVAAGGKLQLAQDKGVPLGEDWALDAAGNPTTDARKGVILRPAGGPKGSGLALIFQCLSSLMVDNPLLVPVLRGGESLKKQNGIVAAIDISFFVDLDDYKDHVDNLVDELKALPRADGFDDILMPGEPENRTLVERSAEGIPIPVGTAEKLREAARRFDLALPEGL from the coding sequence ATGTCGGACATTCGCATTCGCGCAGAGCACCTCGAACCGTTTATCCAATCGGTTTTTGAAAACGCGGGTATGCCGCCCGAAGATGCTGCCATAGAAGCAGAAGTGCTTATTTGGGCGAATCTGCGCGGGGTTGATTCGCACGGGGTTTTGCGCATTATTTCGTATCTCAACAATATCAAAACGGGCGCGATGAATCCTCGTCCCAATATCCGCGTCGTCAAAGAGTCGCCAGCGGTTGCCCACATTGCGTGCGATCGCGCTCTTGGACCTGTGGCGACTGTTCCTGCGATGAAAAAAGCCATTGAGAAGGCCAAAAATGTGGGGATCGGATGGGTGTTGCTCAGCGATGTCACGCATCAGGGCGCAATGGCTTATTATTCTTTGATGGCGGCACAGGAGGGTTTTGCGGGTATTGCCATTGTTTGCAGCCCGCCCAATATGGCGCCTTTTGGCGCGAAGGCAGCGGGCGTACACAATAGTCCGATAGCCGTTGCGGTTCCGGCGAATAAACGCGATCCCATTAGTCTCGATATGGCGACGAGTGTGGCAGCGGGTGGCAAGCTTCAACTCGCGCAGGATAAGGGCGTGCCGCTGGGCGAAGACTGGGCACTCGATGCCGCGGGCAATCCGACGACGGATGCGCGTAAAGGGGTTATTTTGCGCCCAGCAGGTGGTCCCAAGGGGTCGGGTCTTGCCCTTATTTTTCAGTGTTTGTCCAGTTTGATGGTCGATAATCCTCTGCTCGTTCCCGTATTGCGCGGGGGCGAGAGTTTGAAAAAGCAAAACGGCATTGTCGCTGCGATCGATATTTCCTTTTTTGTTGATCTGGATGATTACAAAGACCACGTCGATAACTTGGTTGATGAACTCAAAGCCCTGCCCAGAGCAGATGGATTTGACGATATTCTCATGCCCGGCGAGCCCGAAAATCGCACCCTTGTCGAACGCTCTGCCGAAGGTATTCCCATTCCAGTGGGTACGGCGGAAAAACTCCGCGAAGCCGCGCGGCGCTTTGATCTCGCGTTGCCCGAAGGACTATAA